In one Micromonospora polyrhachis genomic region, the following are encoded:
- a CDS encoding phage tail sheath family protein has translation MPNYLAPGVYVEEVESGSRPIEGVGTAVAAFVGFAAQGPFNTPTLVTNWSQYSQVFGEFVPDCYLGHAVYGFFLNGGGACYVVRIGGDRANGAAGAGQSAIGPGPTATVGSYRVTARELPRGGGTPDDLTVEVTDAPEGAPEERFNLVVKRAGKVAETFENVTTKRGKDNVVTAVREKSKLITLEETVPAAQLTRPSGGEVALTVPAPATAAPTEVAADEYVGDAAERTGFGGLEAVEEVTMVAVPDLMGAYQRGAIDLESVKAVQTAMIAHCELMGDRMAILDPPPGLSPQQVKEWRTDQAGYDSKYAALYYPWIKIFDPASGINRYVPPSGHIGGIWARNDNARGVHKAPANETIRGAVALETQLTRGEQELLNPIGVNCLRTFPGRGILVWGARTLSSDPAWRYLNVRRLFNYLEESILAGTQWVVFEPNDDALWARIRRTISAFLVMEWRRGALFGLTPDEAFFVKCDRETNPAESIDAGQVVCQIGIAPVKPAEFVVFQLAQMSGGTSLVSE, from the coding sequence ATGCCCAACTATCTGGCGCCGGGCGTGTACGTCGAAGAGGTGGAGTCCGGCTCGCGGCCCATCGAAGGCGTGGGTACCGCAGTGGCTGCCTTCGTCGGCTTCGCCGCGCAGGGCCCGTTCAACACCCCGACGCTGGTGACCAACTGGAGCCAGTATTCGCAGGTCTTCGGCGAGTTCGTGCCGGACTGCTATCTCGGCCACGCGGTCTACGGCTTCTTCCTCAACGGTGGCGGGGCCTGCTATGTCGTACGCATCGGTGGTGACCGTGCGAACGGCGCGGCGGGAGCCGGACAGTCCGCGATCGGCCCTGGCCCCACCGCGACGGTCGGCTCCTATCGGGTCACCGCCCGGGAGCTCCCGCGCGGCGGTGGCACCCCGGACGATCTGACCGTCGAGGTGACCGACGCCCCCGAAGGGGCCCCAGAGGAGCGGTTCAACCTGGTGGTCAAGCGTGCTGGCAAGGTCGCGGAGACCTTCGAGAACGTGACCACCAAGCGGGGCAAGGACAACGTCGTCACGGCGGTCCGCGAAAAGTCGAAGCTGATCACCCTTGAGGAGACGGTGCCGGCGGCACAGCTGACCCGCCCGAGTGGTGGCGAGGTCGCGCTCACCGTACCCGCACCGGCCACGGCCGCCCCCACCGAGGTCGCTGCCGACGAATATGTCGGCGATGCGGCGGAGCGTACCGGTTTCGGTGGCCTGGAGGCCGTCGAAGAGGTCACCATGGTGGCGGTGCCCGACCTGATGGGCGCCTACCAGCGAGGGGCGATCGACCTGGAGTCGGTCAAGGCGGTCCAGACCGCGATGATCGCGCACTGTGAGTTGATGGGCGACCGGATGGCGATCCTCGATCCGCCGCCCGGCCTCTCTCCCCAGCAGGTCAAGGAGTGGCGCACCGACCAGGCCGGCTACGACTCCAAGTACGCGGCGCTCTACTACCCGTGGATCAAGATCTTCGACCCGGCCTCCGGCATCAACCGGTACGTCCCGCCGTCCGGCCACATCGGCGGCATCTGGGCCCGCAACGACAACGCCCGGGGCGTACACAAGGCTCCGGCCAACGAGACGATCCGGGGTGCGGTGGCTCTGGAGACCCAGCTGACCCGGGGTGAGCAGGAGTTGCTGAACCCGATCGGCGTCAACTGCCTCCGCACCTTCCCGGGACGGGGCATCCTCGTCTGGGGGGCCCGAACCCTCTCCTCCGACCCGGCCTGGCGCTACCTCAACGTACGCCGGTTGTTCAACTACCTGGAAGAGTCCATCCTGGCCGGCACCCAGTGGGTGGTCTTCGAGCCGAACGACGACGCACTGTGGGCCCGCATTCGCCGTACGATCAGCGCCTTCCTGGTGATGGAGTGGCGGCGGGGTGCCCTGTTCGGATTGACCCCCGACGAGGCGTTCTTCGTCAAGTGCGACCGGGAGACCAACCCCGCCGAGAGTATCGACGCCGGCCAGGTGGTCTGCCAAATCGGTATCGCCCCGGTGAAACCGGCCGAGTTCGTCGTCTTCCAGCTGGCGCAGATGTCCGGCGGCACCAGTCTGGTCAGCGAGTAG
- a CDS encoding phage tail protein: MPLPDFDSAVGHSFGLEVDSVIIKQITEVSGLKMEQDVIEYKSNTADGKFFVRKAPGAPKAGEVTLTRGLTADNSFERWIKDCRFGKMGDARKGGAIIVFDYEGFPIKRYKLMNAWAKSLEISSLKAGDTSVLTEKLVITYESMEVE; the protein is encoded by the coding sequence GTGCCGCTCCCCGATTTTGACTCCGCCGTCGGCCACTCGTTCGGGCTGGAGGTGGACAGCGTGATCATCAAGCAGATCACCGAGGTGTCCGGCCTGAAAATGGAACAGGACGTCATCGAGTACAAGTCGAACACCGCGGACGGCAAGTTCTTCGTCCGTAAGGCGCCGGGTGCGCCGAAGGCCGGCGAGGTGACCCTGACCCGGGGTCTCACCGCCGACAACAGCTTCGAGCGCTGGATCAAGGACTGCCGGTTCGGCAAGATGGGCGATGCGCGCAAGGGCGGCGCGATCATCGTCTTCGACTACGAGGGCTTCCCGATCAAGCGTTACAAGTTGATGAACGCTTGGGCGAAGAGCCTGGAGATCAGCTCCCTCAAGGCCGGTGACACCAGCGTGCTCACCGAGAAGCTGGTCATCACCTACGAGTCGATGGAAGTCGAGTAG
- a CDS encoding DUF6760 family protein, with protein MTYAAERIYTEVAYVAYHFHWSLDEILDLEHGERLRYVAEIASINNRISQGR; from the coding sequence GTGACGTACGCGGCCGAGCGGATCTACACCGAGGTCGCGTACGTCGCCTATCACTTCCACTGGTCGTTGGACGAGATCCTCGACCTCGAACACGGCGAACGGCTGCGCTACGTGGCCGAGATCGCCAGTATCAACAACCGGATAAGCCAAGGGCGGTGA
- a CDS encoding phage tail protein, giving the protein MVRDEVAVAVAFVVKIDDQDLGAFNSCDGLGCEVVVEQREEGGNNGHVWQLPTRMKFSNVKLSRPVTADSAKLMRWFSGMAGGLKRKTATIEARTQEGTVIARWGLLDVIPIRWTGPQLNPDTPKVATETLELAHHGFFGPGTGG; this is encoded by the coding sequence ATGGTCAGGGACGAAGTCGCCGTCGCGGTGGCCTTCGTGGTCAAGATCGACGATCAGGATCTCGGCGCGTTCAACAGCTGTGACGGCCTGGGTTGCGAGGTGGTCGTCGAGCAGCGCGAGGAAGGTGGCAACAACGGCCACGTCTGGCAGCTGCCGACCCGGATGAAGTTCTCCAACGTCAAGCTCTCCCGTCCGGTCACCGCGGACAGTGCCAAGCTGATGCGCTGGTTCTCCGGCATGGCGGGCGGGCTCAAGCGCAAGACCGCGACCATCGAGGCACGTACCCAGGAGGGCACGGTGATCGCGCGGTGGGGGCTGCTCGACGTCATCCCGATCCGGTGGACCGGACCGCAACTCAACCCGGACACCCCCAAGGTCGCCACCGAGACGCTGGAGCTCGCCCACCACGGTTTCTTCGGCCCCGGCACCGGCGGCTGA
- a CDS encoding CIS tube protein, which yields MSASPVTFSAAGGSGVGGSGGAPPQLTHAYLQLHEPPKNGGTANPGPPLSRIPFQFNPKELALTKTAKWKRDAQRNAKKSGVPEFTGADPCKLTVEMFFDATDTMDSSVVKRVEELFSCCVPTDASRDQKKGSPPWVVFHWGGMVGFPAFVASVSAKYTLFTPGGTPIRALCTVTLEEISGEQAGQNPTSGALAARDVHTVVSGDTLHSVAYRAYGRSGLWREIADANDIDDPMRLRPGTTLLVPALEEIESGGGRRGQ from the coding sequence ATGAGCGCGTCACCGGTCACCTTCAGCGCCGCGGGCGGTTCGGGCGTGGGTGGTAGCGGTGGGGCACCGCCACAGCTCACCCACGCGTACCTACAACTGCACGAACCGCCGAAGAACGGTGGGACGGCCAATCCGGGCCCACCGCTGAGTCGGATCCCGTTCCAGTTCAACCCCAAGGAACTGGCGCTGACCAAGACCGCCAAGTGGAAGCGGGACGCCCAGCGTAACGCCAAGAAGAGCGGCGTACCGGAGTTCACCGGGGCCGACCCGTGCAAACTGACCGTGGAGATGTTCTTCGACGCCACCGACACGATGGACTCCAGCGTCGTCAAACGGGTCGAGGAGCTCTTCTCCTGCTGCGTGCCCACCGATGCGAGCCGGGACCAGAAGAAAGGCTCCCCACCGTGGGTGGTCTTCCACTGGGGTGGCATGGTCGGTTTCCCGGCGTTCGTGGCCAGTGTCAGCGCGAAGTACACCCTCTTCACCCCGGGCGGTACTCCGATCCGGGCGCTCTGCACGGTGACCCTGGAGGAGATCTCCGGCGAGCAGGCCGGCCAGAACCCCACCTCCGGGGCGCTGGCCGCCCGGGACGTACACACCGTCGTCTCCGGGGACACCCTGCACTCGGTCGCCTACCGAGCGTACGGCCGGTCCGGGTTGTGGCGCGAGATCGCCGACGCCAACGACATCGACGACCCGATGCGGCTACGCCCGGGTACGACACTGCTGGTGCCCGCGCTGGAGGAGATCGAATCCGGCGGAGGTCGGCGTGGCCAATGA
- a CDS encoding VgrG-related protein: protein MANEQFANSLLIEVGGNPLPADVASLLVYAYVDDSSNLPDRFLLRYRDPGRTVLSKAGFKIGAEVKLRVQTSDPGGPEPLLTGEVTGLDCELDKTGTFTEVRGLDLAHRLFRGRRVAAYPNMTVPDVVRKVVQRAGLKAGQIDPVKGFGGSPDSQLSQDNVSDWTFLTRLAELVGAQVMMLDGALHFRLPEPPTGAPDPSTKATQDPLVLEVNRNLVSLRAGITATAQVPEVTVRGWDPAAKQAVSAAAKPKAAGTEVPGVDPEKLGKTFNSPPYLVTDPTLANDAAVRAVADATAGRLGTGFAEIEGVAKGNPKLRAGTAVALANVGEPFQGKYILTSTRHLFSQQAGYTTAFTVSGRSDRSLYGLTGGGPAAGRLATGVLPAIVSDVKDPQKLGRVRLTMPWLDGQYTTGWARLVQPGAGAKRGLVTVPEVGDEVLVGFTDGNLDAAYVLGGLHNGKDALPQLGAEPVDGSSGEVVVRALVSRTGHRLELTETSSGADGVLLTTGDNKFSLRLDKKGQLVEIISEGKVKVTAKNGMTVDSGTGPLELSGQKVTVKSKSDVGIEGTGQVSVKGTAGASVEGATVKVAGQGSTELTASGSVTVRGGIVKIN from the coding sequence GTGGCCAATGAACAGTTCGCTAACTCCCTGCTGATCGAGGTCGGAGGCAACCCGTTGCCGGCCGACGTGGCGTCCCTGCTGGTCTACGCGTACGTCGACGACAGCAGCAACCTGCCGGACCGGTTCCTGCTGCGCTACCGGGACCCGGGCCGGACGGTGCTGAGCAAGGCGGGCTTCAAGATCGGGGCTGAGGTGAAGCTGCGGGTGCAGACCTCGGACCCGGGCGGCCCGGAACCCCTGCTCACCGGCGAGGTCACCGGCCTGGACTGTGAACTCGACAAGACCGGCACCTTCACCGAGGTTCGCGGGTTGGACCTGGCCCACCGGCTGTTCCGGGGACGCCGGGTGGCGGCGTACCCGAACATGACCGTGCCGGACGTGGTGCGCAAGGTGGTCCAGCGGGCCGGGCTCAAGGCCGGCCAGATCGACCCGGTCAAGGGCTTCGGCGGCAGCCCGGACAGCCAACTCAGCCAGGACAACGTCAGCGACTGGACGTTTCTGACCCGGCTGGCCGAGTTGGTGGGGGCACAGGTGATGATGCTCGACGGGGCACTGCACTTCCGGCTGCCCGAGCCGCCCACGGGGGCACCCGACCCGAGCACCAAGGCCACCCAGGACCCGTTGGTGCTGGAGGTCAACCGCAACCTGGTTAGTCTGCGCGCGGGCATCACCGCCACCGCACAGGTGCCCGAGGTCACCGTACGCGGGTGGGACCCGGCCGCGAAGCAGGCCGTGTCGGCGGCGGCCAAACCGAAGGCGGCCGGTACCGAGGTGCCCGGGGTGGACCCGGAGAAGCTGGGAAAGACGTTCAACAGCCCGCCGTACCTGGTCACCGATCCCACCCTGGCCAACGACGCCGCCGTCCGGGCGGTCGCTGACGCCACGGCTGGACGACTCGGCACCGGGTTCGCCGAGATCGAGGGAGTGGCCAAGGGCAACCCCAAGCTACGGGCCGGTACGGCGGTGGCGCTGGCCAACGTGGGCGAGCCGTTCCAGGGCAAGTACATCCTGACCAGCACCCGGCACCTCTTCAGCCAGCAGGCCGGCTACACCACCGCGTTCACCGTTTCCGGCCGCTCGGACCGCTCGCTGTACGGACTCACCGGTGGCGGCCCGGCGGCCGGGCGGCTGGCCACCGGGGTACTGCCGGCGATCGTCAGCGACGTCAAGGATCCGCAGAAGCTGGGCCGGGTACGGCTGACCATGCCCTGGCTGGATGGGCAGTACACGACCGGCTGGGCCCGGTTGGTCCAGCCCGGGGCGGGGGCGAAGCGGGGCCTGGTCACCGTGCCGGAGGTCGGTGACGAGGTGCTGGTCGGGTTCACCGACGGCAACCTGGACGCGGCGTACGTCCTCGGCGGCCTGCACAACGGCAAGGACGCCCTCCCCCAGCTCGGTGCCGAGCCGGTGGACGGCAGCAGCGGCGAGGTGGTGGTCCGGGCGCTGGTGTCCCGTACCGGGCACCGGTTGGAGTTGACCGAGACCTCAAGCGGCGCGGACGGCGTGCTACTCACCACCGGCGACAACAAGTTCAGCCTCCGCCTCGACAAGAAGGGCCAACTCGTCGAGATCATCAGCGAGGGCAAGGTCAAGGTCACCGCGAAGAACGGGATGACCGTCGATTCTGGCACCGGCCCGCTGGAGCTGTCCGGCCAGAAAGTGACGGTGAAGTCCAAGAGCGACGTCGGCATCGAGGGCACCGGCCAGGTGAGCGTTAAGGGCACCGCCGGCGCCTCCGTGGAGGGTGCGACGGTGAAGGTCGCCGGTCAGGGCAGCACCGAACTCACCGCCAGCGGCTCGGTCACCGTCCGCGGCGGCATCGTCAAAATCAACTGA
- a CDS encoding PAAR domain-containing protein gives MPPAARVGDPTGHPGAIGGPGVPTVLIGGQPAATVGTTHACTFPGTPPHPPSPIVPPGCPTVLIGGQPAARMGDMTGCGAPIVAGCPTVLIGG, from the coding sequence ATGCCACCTGCCGCGCGCGTCGGCGATCCGACCGGCCATCCCGGTGCGATCGGTGGGCCCGGCGTACCGACGGTGCTGATCGGCGGACAGCCAGCGGCTACCGTCGGCACCACCCACGCCTGCACTTTTCCCGGCACTCCCCCGCACCCGCCGAGCCCGATTGTCCCGCCCGGCTGCCCCACGGTCCTGATCGGCGGACAGCCGGCAGCCCGGATGGGCGACATGACCGGCTGCGGCGCGCCGATCGTGGCGGGCTGCCCGACCGTTCTCATCGGCGGCTGA
- a CDS encoding GPW/gp25 family protein produces the protein MRSDFVGAGWAFPLRTDATGAIALVRGEREVVESIRLILGTSPGERPARPEFGCGIHELVFAPADASTAGQIAYQVRVALERWEPRIVLDDVIVDFTDAGEGTLYIDIRYRIRSDNDPRNLVFPFYVIPPHPPGAD, from the coding sequence ATGCGCTCGGACTTCGTCGGGGCCGGCTGGGCGTTCCCGCTGCGTACCGACGCCACCGGGGCGATCGCCCTGGTACGTGGCGAGCGCGAGGTGGTGGAGAGCATTCGGCTCATCCTCGGCACCTCACCCGGGGAACGGCCCGCTCGACCCGAGTTCGGCTGCGGCATCCACGAACTTGTCTTCGCCCCGGCCGACGCCAGCACCGCGGGCCAGATCGCCTACCAGGTGAGAGTGGCCCTGGAACGGTGGGAGCCGCGCATCGTGCTCGACGACGTCATCGTCGACTTCACCGATGCCGGGGAAGGCACCCTCTACATCGACATCCGGTACCGGATCCGCAGTGACAACGACCCCCGGAACCTGGTCTTCCCGTTCTACGTGATCCCCCCGCACCCGCCCGGAGCCGACTGA
- a CDS encoding putative baseplate assembly protein, protein MPLPAPNLDDRRFQDLVDDAKRLVQQRCPEWTDHNVSDPGVTLIETFAFMVDQLLYRLNRVPDRHYLKFLDLLGVTPFAPTMASCEVTFWLSAARDTGVTVPAGTHMATVRLETEEPVTFETVEELVITPCGLDRVLTARGDADVTDRTTELTGEDWVACFADPPAPGDATLFGLTEPIPGCAVLLRMDWTVAGRGVDPTDPPLVWEAWTADGWQPCVVDRDTTGALNRAGEVVLHVPAGHMASVIGRRRAGWLRCRLTEPAEGQAFYHASPRLRSASAATIGGSVRAEHAVLVREETLGLSEGVPGQRFTTQHVPIVTGDQPIEVEVAGGDDWTTWQEVSSFAGSGPEDRHVVVDRSSGEVAFGPAVRQADGTIRQYGAVPPKAAPIRIASYRTGGGRRGNVAANSLTVLRDPVPFVSTVTNRAAAVGGVDGESLAETAARGPLTLRTRERAVTTDDYEQLAREAAPEALRVRCVPAGAGSPAIRLLVVPALSEHTEADDDSTRFAALRPPDEMLQRISSYLDTRRCVGATVLVEPPFYQGVTVVAQLRPQPRTAAATLRERALRALYDYLNPVGGGPDGSGWPFGRPIQSGEVYAVLQRVNGLDLVEDVRLFAADPITGERGDPVQRIDLGSHALVFSYAHQVRITNRASG, encoded by the coding sequence ATGCCGCTACCCGCCCCGAATCTCGACGACCGGCGCTTCCAGGATCTGGTGGACGACGCCAAACGCCTCGTCCAGCAGCGCTGCCCGGAGTGGACGGACCACAACGTCTCCGACCCCGGGGTCACCCTGATCGAGACCTTCGCGTTCATGGTCGACCAGTTGTTGTACCGCCTCAACCGGGTGCCCGACCGGCACTACCTCAAGTTCCTGGACCTGCTCGGGGTCACTCCGTTCGCTCCCACCATGGCCAGCTGCGAGGTCACGTTCTGGTTGTCGGCCGCCCGGGACACCGGCGTGACGGTGCCTGCCGGAACGCACATGGCGACGGTACGGCTGGAGACCGAGGAGCCGGTGACCTTCGAGACGGTCGAGGAGTTGGTGATCACCCCGTGTGGCCTGGACCGGGTGCTGACCGCCCGGGGCGACGCCGACGTCACCGACCGCACCACCGAGCTGACCGGTGAAGACTGGGTGGCCTGCTTCGCAGACCCGCCCGCACCCGGCGACGCCACCCTGTTCGGGCTCACCGAGCCGATACCGGGCTGTGCGGTGCTGCTGCGCATGGACTGGACGGTGGCCGGGCGGGGGGTGGACCCGACCGACCCACCGTTGGTCTGGGAGGCGTGGACGGCCGACGGTTGGCAGCCCTGCGTCGTCGACCGGGACACCACCGGTGCGCTCAACCGGGCCGGTGAGGTCGTCCTGCACGTGCCGGCCGGACACATGGCGTCGGTGATCGGCCGCCGCCGGGCCGGCTGGTTGCGCTGCCGGTTGACCGAGCCGGCCGAAGGGCAGGCCTTCTACCATGCCTCCCCCCGGTTACGTAGTGCCAGCGCCGCCACCATCGGCGGCTCGGTCCGCGCCGAGCACGCCGTACTGGTCCGGGAGGAGACGCTGGGTCTGTCCGAGGGGGTCCCCGGCCAGCGGTTCACCACACAACACGTACCCATCGTCACCGGTGACCAACCGATCGAGGTGGAGGTGGCCGGCGGGGACGACTGGACGACCTGGCAGGAGGTGTCGTCGTTCGCCGGATCCGGACCGGAGGATCGGCATGTGGTCGTGGACCGGTCCAGTGGCGAGGTGGCCTTCGGTCCCGCGGTACGGCAGGCCGATGGGACCATCCGCCAGTACGGCGCGGTGCCGCCGAAGGCCGCGCCGATCCGGATCGCCAGCTACCGGACCGGCGGAGGCCGGCGGGGCAACGTGGCGGCCAACAGTCTGACCGTGCTGCGGGACCCGGTGCCGTTCGTATCCACCGTCACCAACCGGGCCGCTGCCGTCGGGGGCGTCGACGGCGAGTCGCTGGCGGAAACGGCGGCGCGCGGACCGTTGACGTTGCGGACCCGGGAACGGGCCGTCACCACCGACGACTACGAGCAGCTCGCCCGGGAGGCCGCGCCGGAGGCGCTGCGGGTGCGCTGTGTACCGGCGGGGGCGGGCTCGCCCGCGATTCGGCTCCTGGTCGTGCCGGCGCTCAGTGAGCACACCGAAGCCGACGACGACTCGACCCGGTTCGCCGCGCTCCGACCGCCGGACGAGATGTTGCAACGGATCAGCTCCTACCTGGACACCCGGCGCTGCGTCGGGGCCACAGTGCTCGTCGAACCGCCGTTCTACCAGGGGGTCACCGTGGTGGCGCAGTTACGGCCCCAGCCCCGTACAGCGGCGGCGACCCTGCGCGAGCGGGCACTACGCGCGTTGTACGACTACCTGAACCCGGTGGGCGGGGGCCCGGACGGGTCCGGCTGGCCCTTTGGTCGGCCGATCCAGTCCGGGGAGGTGTACGCCGTGCTCCAGCGGGTCAACGGGCTGGATCTCGTCGAGGACGTCCGGTTGTTCGCGGCCGACCCGATCACCGGGGAACGGGGCGACCCGGTGCAACGGATCGATCTGGGCTCCCACGCGCTGGTCTTCTCGTACGCCCACCAGGTGCGGATCACCAACCGGGCCAGTGGTTGA
- a CDS encoding phage tail protein has translation MRAAVPGLASPFPIGMALPALYLDDDFTQRFTAGLDEVLAPVLLTLDCLDAYLDLELAPPDFLDLLASWVAAPTDGTWPVALRRELVRHAVELHRWRGTARGIAREMEILTGGTVEVDDSGAVTWSSTPNTPAPPATPAEVRVRIRVPDPASVDQPRLQHLLASSVPAHVSAIVEVEAA, from the coding sequence ATGCGCGCTGCGGTACCGGGGCTGGCCAGTCCCTTCCCGATCGGGATGGCGTTACCTGCGCTCTATCTCGACGATGACTTCACCCAGCGGTTCACCGCCGGGCTGGACGAGGTGCTCGCGCCGGTGCTGCTCACGCTCGACTGTCTCGACGCCTATCTGGACCTGGAGTTGGCCCCGCCGGACTTCCTGGACTTGCTGGCGAGCTGGGTCGCGGCCCCGACGGACGGCACCTGGCCGGTGGCGCTGCGCCGGGAGCTGGTCCGACACGCGGTCGAGTTGCATCGTTGGCGCGGCACGGCCCGAGGGATCGCCCGCGAGATGGAGATCCTCACCGGTGGCACCGTGGAGGTCGACGACAGCGGCGCGGTGACCTGGTCCAGCACTCCGAACACCCCTGCGCCACCGGCAACTCCGGCCGAGGTACGGGTGCGGATACGGGTGCCCGACCCCGCGTCGGTGGATCAGCCCCGCCTTCAACACCTGCTGGCGTCCAGCGTGCCGGCGCATGTATCGGCAATCGTCGAGGTGGAGGCGGCATGA
- a CDS encoding NADase-type glycan-binding domain-containing protein encodes MIVCAECGTSNRDNERFCGECGAFLEWDGAVVEGATPAPATQTAQRAETTDPGLASPSPGDSPDTKSSDPVDRPSVVDRTTDPVAVQPGQAQPRRPVRPVEEPRSAAAADDRACPRCQAGNEKLRRFCRTCGAPLVETEVAARLPWWRRLLDRLRQRSQEARSRRDRRATTNAKRLLKIVAVICVLVILAIVGPPLVSRAISEVRDLAQPHVPLTPATVTASSAGSATPASRVADGAHNRYWAPTGPAVDSWVEVAFARPVRVLDILVTPGISIDQAKFLTVGRPDQLEVSATTSDGKVVGETLKLRDQPGAQTFKFEASGVVRLRIVVRSTYGPQSEPTVAIAEVEFFGRT; translated from the coding sequence ATGATCGTCTGCGCGGAGTGTGGCACCAGTAACCGGGACAACGAGCGGTTCTGCGGCGAGTGCGGGGCGTTCCTGGAATGGGATGGCGCGGTGGTCGAGGGGGCCACGCCCGCACCGGCCACCCAGACCGCACAGCGGGCCGAGACCACCGACCCCGGCCTGGCCTCCCCCTCCCCTGGCGACAGCCCCGACACCAAGTCGAGCGATCCGGTTGATCGACCGTCGGTGGTGGACCGGACCACGGATCCGGTGGCGGTCCAGCCTGGCCAGGCACAACCCCGCCGACCGGTACGCCCCGTCGAGGAGCCCCGGTCGGCAGCAGCAGCCGACGATCGGGCCTGTCCTCGGTGCCAGGCCGGCAACGAGAAACTCCGCCGGTTCTGCCGCACCTGCGGTGCTCCGCTGGTCGAGACGGAGGTGGCCGCGCGGCTGCCCTGGTGGCGCCGGTTACTCGACCGCCTACGTCAGCGCAGCCAGGAGGCCCGCAGTCGCCGGGACCGACGAGCGACGACAAACGCGAAGCGGCTGCTGAAGATCGTCGCGGTGATCTGCGTACTGGTGATCCTGGCCATCGTCGGCCCGCCGCTGGTGTCCAGGGCGATCAGCGAGGTCCGCGACCTGGCCCAGCCCCACGTGCCACTCACCCCCGCCACGGTGACCGCATCCTCGGCTGGGAGCGCGACACCGGCCAGCCGGGTCGCCGACGGCGCGCACAACCGGTACTGGGCACCCACCGGTCCGGCGGTCGACTCGTGGGTGGAGGTAGCCTTCGCTCGCCCGGTACGGGTGTTGGACATCCTGGTGACCCCGGGCATCAGCATCGACCAGGCGAAGTTCCTCACCGTCGGGCGGCCAGACCAGTTGGAGGTGTCGGCCACCACCAGCGACGGAAAGGTGGTCGGGGAGACGCTGAAACTACGCGACCAGCCGGGCGCGCAGACGTTCAAGTTCGAGGCCAGTGGTGTCGTCCGGCTCAGGATCGTCGTCCGGTCGACGTACGGGCCGCAGTCGGAGCCGACTGTGGCGATCGCTGAGGTGGAATTCTTTGGCCGTACCTGA